One stretch of Candidatus Palauibacter soopunensis DNA includes these proteins:
- a CDS encoding type II toxin-antitoxin system VapC family toxin has translation MGLRVLLDSNAYVQLMRGSEKAAGIVRRAEEVLLSTIVLGELLYGFRYGSRYERNARALRAFLDNPYVTVVPVDKTTADRYSRIAAALRARGRPIPTNDIWIAAHAMQTGADLLSADRHFEHVEGIAWVRL, from the coding sequence GTGGGATTGAGGGTGCTGCTCGACTCGAACGCTTATGTGCAGCTCATGCGGGGGAGCGAGAAGGCAGCCGGGATCGTGCGGAGAGCCGAGGAGGTTCTGCTGTCGACGATCGTGCTCGGCGAACTGCTGTACGGCTTCCGCTACGGCTCGCGCTACGAGCGCAACGCCCGCGCGCTGCGCGCCTTCCTCGACAATCCCTACGTCACCGTGGTGCCGGTCGATAAGACCACGGCCGACCGGTACTCGAGAATCGCGGCGGCTCTGCGTGCAAGGGGCCGCCCGATCCCCACCAACGATATCTGGATCGCCGCCCACGCCATGCAGACGGGAGCCGACCTGCTGTCGGCCGACCGCCACTTCGAGCACGTGGAAGGCATCGCCTGGGTCCGCCTCTAG
- a CDS encoding DUF6119 family protein has protein sequence MKSVTLRTFALRAGFTEPADILKDSSSCTPHEISVGGSRIGTLYIKNSRLTRPQWLDFFDEVPEIKALDLWNRSHSAVLLVETAGRRFALSFGYGYSMIEPAAITRRFGLRAALNLVDPDQIRSMDRKRLESVAMYTREQAGRGSGLNAFTIDAERELLRSITGASKDQGVGTRVSGKDAFAITGRTELSEVLESVASWYELSQRDEYKGSFLWVDNIAEERDPTKSLSLDSALEARIRDGDLEKIWLMPPEILDWADIDGFKFRNKNQPLCQELEFDIYFADRYRKQSEASIKKMKDDKVLAQSNETGAADPRWSVYDCLYAEVRLEDDLYILDESQWYRIDRGFADEVAGFQSTMVATGVSLPACESEKEGCYNARVAKESNDSLRLMDKKTVSSGRGRGTVEICDLYHPVEKIFVHVKKYSSSSTMSHLFAQGYVAAQSLLYHRDFQRRAIEKFPDGGLPEGDFDPTEYEVAYAVIAKTGQDQVQLPFFSLVNLRTAAQTLERIGFKPTLTVIPNHVST, from the coding sequence ATGAAGTCGGTGACACTCAGGACCTTCGCGCTTAGGGCAGGTTTCACAGAGCCCGCCGACATCTTGAAGGACTCGAGTAGCTGTACGCCCCATGAGATTTCCGTCGGCGGTAGCCGCATCGGAACCCTCTACATCAAGAACTCAAGATTGACACGGCCTCAGTGGCTTGATTTCTTCGATGAAGTGCCTGAAATCAAGGCACTGGATCTATGGAATCGGAGCCACTCGGCCGTTCTCCTGGTTGAAACGGCAGGCAGAAGGTTCGCCCTCTCCTTCGGGTATGGTTACTCGATGATCGAGCCTGCCGCCATCACACGGCGCTTCGGGTTGCGGGCCGCCTTGAATCTCGTCGACCCCGATCAGATCAGGTCGATGGACCGGAAGCGTCTTGAGTCAGTGGCGATGTACACCCGTGAGCAAGCTGGTCGCGGTTCAGGTCTCAACGCGTTTACGATTGACGCCGAGCGTGAGTTGCTACGGTCAATCACCGGAGCGAGCAAGGACCAAGGGGTAGGGACGCGCGTATCGGGGAAGGACGCCTTCGCCATCACGGGGCGGACGGAACTCAGTGAGGTCCTCGAAAGCGTGGCGTCTTGGTATGAGCTGAGTCAAAGGGACGAGTACAAGGGTTCGTTCCTCTGGGTGGACAACATCGCTGAAGAACGCGACCCGACCAAGAGTCTGAGCTTGGACAGCGCTCTTGAAGCGCGGATCCGAGATGGCGACCTGGAGAAGATTTGGCTCATGCCGCCCGAGATACTGGACTGGGCCGATATCGACGGTTTCAAGTTCAGAAACAAGAACCAGCCGCTTTGCCAAGAGCTTGAGTTCGACATCTACTTCGCTGACAGGTACCGGAAGCAATCCGAGGCGAGTATCAAGAAAATGAAGGACGACAAGGTGCTGGCCCAGTCGAATGAAACAGGCGCTGCCGACCCTCGGTGGAGCGTCTACGATTGCCTGTATGCAGAGGTGAGGCTTGAGGATGACTTGTATATCCTTGACGAGTCGCAGTGGTATCGTATTGACCGGGGCTTCGCAGATGAGGTGGCGGGGTTTCAGTCCACGATGGTGGCCACTGGCGTGTCTCTACCGGCGTGTGAGAGCGAGAAGGAGGGCTGCTACAACGCAAGAGTGGCCAAAGAGAGCAACGACTCGTTGAGGTTGATGGACAAGAAGACGGTGAGTTCTGGGCGAGGGCGGGGCACGGTTGAGATTTGCGACCTCTACCATCCTGTCGAGAAGATCTTCGTGCATGTGAAGAAATACAGTTCGTCGAGCACGATGAGCCATCTATTCGCCCAGGGCTACGTTGCAGCTCAGAGCCTGCTCTACCATCGTGACTTTCAACGCCGCGCGATCGAGAAGTTCCCCGACGGCGGCCTTCCCGAGGGCGATTTCGATCCCACCGAATACGAGGTCGCATACGCCGTGATAGCCAAGACGGGACAGGATCAAGTTCAGCTCCCATTCTTCAGCCTCGTGAATCTCAGGACTGCTGCTCAGACGTTGGAGAGGATAGGGTTTAAGCCGACCCTAACGGTGATTCCGAACCATGTGTCCACCTGA
- a CDS encoding chlororespiratory reduction 6 domain-containing protein — MRLTVTNPEVQDILADWPGGVWPMRRGRDSRIILIVKAAREMAQTARLRGGFSFYWVPVHVDDVATHGLVTAFFDDSDEPLVIRTPLDEEMARDFLLLLSSDSFYVHFFDELGRELLGFRAENPSAHRFRAVSNTMRFTSLTVAGARKVVDDLQAWFGARSRSDDVNAFTIHLRERRFPDNLAEDVANPGDLNEPDIATALHRPFGGARVFKNPIRADNGREFVDVLVATTKTLLLIQAKGSPSTQAGLTRKIVRKRATAVKHVRRASTQLKGSINHLRSAQSIEIVTEGKRRRVAMSGRDVFGLVIVKELFDPDRPDCSPPVLTVYGETGTPCLLMDHSEFHQLTFFRTNEESFVATLGEIFAAARAVGVFPRNRFGLRTRKTVLYDPTATGNAADPTTHEPAQAVTEGSHIISRPISGDPISAEVAGMGSGEDLDVDWLRVVVDRSDVEALDVSGTTATLSRVLADQDTVERFRGRVELAFLGYSNDPRELRDIPEVRRFCAKLDEAFPYWFYFLSTDGVTLGVIASCLCSVTPVRPGVISFGPDLLDFLHRHYSALNWLFDNYSLDEKFNVEISGNVAEYFGQFEPVQ; from the coding sequence ATGCGGCTCACCGTTACAAACCCGGAGGTTCAAGACATACTCGCGGACTGGCCGGGAGGCGTATGGCCCATGCGCCGCGGTCGTGACTCGCGGATCATCCTCATCGTGAAGGCCGCGCGAGAGATGGCCCAAACGGCCAGACTACGGGGAGGGTTCAGTTTCTATTGGGTTCCCGTCCACGTGGACGATGTAGCTACGCATGGTCTGGTGACAGCCTTCTTCGATGACAGCGACGAGCCACTGGTCATCCGCACGCCCCTCGACGAGGAGATGGCCCGCGACTTCCTCTTGCTCCTCTCGTCGGACTCCTTCTACGTCCACTTCTTCGACGAGCTAGGTCGAGAACTGCTGGGCTTCCGAGCCGAGAATCCGAGTGCTCATCGTTTCCGTGCCGTCTCGAACACGATGCGCTTCACGTCCCTAACCGTCGCTGGCGCCCGGAAAGTCGTCGACGACCTGCAAGCCTGGTTTGGTGCGCGTTCGCGGAGTGACGACGTCAATGCGTTCACGATCCACCTGCGGGAGCGGCGGTTCCCCGACAACTTGGCTGAGGACGTCGCGAACCCGGGCGATCTCAACGAGCCCGACATCGCCACAGCTCTCCATCGCCCGTTCGGAGGTGCCCGGGTCTTCAAGAACCCGATTCGCGCCGACAACGGACGAGAGTTCGTAGACGTCCTCGTTGCCACGACCAAGACTCTACTGCTGATTCAGGCCAAGGGCAGCCCAAGTACGCAGGCCGGACTGACACGGAAGATCGTTCGCAAGAGGGCCACTGCCGTCAAGCATGTAAGGAGGGCGAGTACTCAGTTGAAGGGGTCCATCAATCACCTTCGATCTGCTCAGTCCATCGAGATCGTCACCGAGGGGAAGCGCCGTCGGGTGGCCATGTCCGGCCGCGATGTCTTCGGGCTCGTCATCGTCAAAGAGTTATTCGACCCTGACCGCCCAGACTGTAGCCCACCTGTCCTTACCGTATACGGCGAGACGGGCACTCCTTGTCTACTGATGGATCATAGTGAATTCCACCAGCTTACGTTCTTCCGGACCAATGAGGAGAGCTTCGTGGCGACGTTGGGGGAGATCTTCGCAGCCGCCCGCGCGGTGGGTGTGTTCCCACGTAACCGATTCGGCCTTCGTACGAGGAAGACGGTGCTGTACGATCCAACCGCAACAGGGAACGCGGCAGACCCGACTACGCATGAACCGGCTCAGGCGGTCACGGAGGGCAGCCACATCATTTCCCGTCCCATATCGGGCGATCCGATAAGCGCAGAGGTTGCTGGAATGGGTTCCGGGGAAGACTTGGATGTCGACTGGCTGCGTGTGGTCGTAGATCGCTCAGATGTGGAAGCCCTCGACGTGTCCGGTACGACCGCAACCCTGTCGCGTGTGCTCGCTGACCAGGACACCGTCGAACGGTTTCGGGGGCGCGTAGAGTTGGCCTTTCTCGGGTACTCCAACGATCCGCGAGAACTACGTGACATCCCGGAGGTGAGGCGCTTCTGCGCCAAGCTGGATGAAGCATTTCCCTATTGGTTCTATTTCCTTTCCACGGACGGAGTGACGCTGGGGGTGATCGCATCCTGCCTGTGTTCGGTCACGCCGGTACGGCCGGGGGTCATCAGCTTTGGTCCTGACCTCCTTGATTTCCTGCACCGTCACTACAGCGCGCTGAATTGGCTGTTCGATAACTACTCCCTGGACGAGAAGTTCAACGTCGAGATAAGCGGCAACGTCGCCGAGTACTTCGGACAGTTCGAACCGGTTCAATAG
- the hydA gene encoding dihydropyrimidinase, with protein sequence MAASKDFAAHPLHSAATAAVLLATLAATTPLEAATAPQEILISGGTVVTSEGRFDADVRVRDGTIVEIGTGLAAGAGAREIDATGLLVMPGGVDPHVHLGGRTRDDYRTGSQAALAGGITTISNFAFPAEGRTLAQAIEREAALIREQAIADVILHAGINDPEAQEDQMATLAAETGQTSTKTFMVRTLFDAAVPDYMATMDAAGRAGMLSMVHCEDGPILARAVAQLTAAGRTSLEYFPDSRPVVGEVVATQRAVAMAEATAAPIYAVHVSSAGALRVLQEARDRGLNVFVETRPIYLHFTRERFEGPDRGLYVGQPPLREQADQDALWAGIANGSVHVLATDHVAYRRDEKMDPSQTISRHRAGLNNLQVVRPMLYSEGVVQGRISEERFVAVTSTNAAKLFGLYPRKGTVAVGSDADIVLWDPDETRTIRDEDMFSGAGFSVYSGWEVTGWPVMTLRRGEVVYENGEILAGPGSGELLRRGRWRAP encoded by the coding sequence ATGGCCGCCTCGAAGGACTTCGCCGCCCACCCGCTCCACTCCGCCGCGACCGCTGCCGTACTCCTCGCAACGCTGGCCGCAACCACCCCGCTCGAGGCCGCCACGGCCCCCCAGGAGATCCTCATCAGCGGGGGCACCGTGGTCACCTCGGAGGGACGGTTCGACGCGGACGTGCGGGTGCGGGACGGGACCATCGTCGAGATCGGGACCGGGCTCGCCGCGGGGGCCGGCGCCCGCGAGATCGATGCCACCGGGCTGCTCGTCATGCCGGGCGGGGTGGATCCGCACGTCCACCTGGGGGGACGCACACGCGACGACTACCGCACCGGGTCGCAGGCGGCGCTCGCGGGAGGCATCACCACCATCTCGAACTTCGCCTTCCCGGCGGAGGGGCGGACGCTCGCCCAGGCGATCGAGCGCGAGGCGGCGCTCATCCGGGAGCAGGCCATCGCGGACGTCATCCTGCACGCGGGCATCAACGACCCCGAAGCCCAGGAAGACCAGATGGCCACCCTGGCCGCCGAAACCGGCCAGACCAGCACCAAGACCTTCATGGTGCGAACCCTGTTCGACGCCGCCGTGCCCGACTACATGGCGACCATGGACGCGGCCGGGCGCGCCGGCATGCTGAGCATGGTGCACTGCGAGGACGGGCCCATCCTCGCCCGCGCGGTGGCCCAACTCACCGCCGCCGGACGCACCTCGCTCGAGTACTTCCCGGACAGCCGGCCGGTGGTCGGCGAAGTCGTCGCCACCCAGCGCGCGGTCGCCATGGCCGAGGCCACCGCCGCGCCCATCTACGCGGTTCACGTCTCCTCCGCAGGCGCGCTGCGGGTGCTGCAGGAAGCCCGGGACCGGGGGCTCAACGTGTTCGTCGAAACCCGCCCCATCTACCTCCACTTCACGCGCGAGCGCTTCGAGGGCCCCGACCGCGGGCTCTACGTGGGACAGCCGCCGCTTCGCGAGCAGGCCGATCAGGACGCCCTGTGGGCGGGCATCGCCAACGGATCGGTGCACGTCCTCGCCACGGACCACGTCGCCTATCGACGCGACGAGAAGATGGACCCGTCGCAGACCATCAGCCGGCACCGGGCCGGCCTGAACAACCTCCAGGTGGTGCGGCCGATGCTCTATTCCGAGGGCGTCGTCCAGGGGCGCATCTCCGAGGAGCGCTTCGTGGCGGTGACCTCGACCAACGCCGCCAAGCTCTTCGGACTCTATCCCCGCAAGGGCACGGTCGCGGTGGGCTCGGACGCCGACATCGTCCTCTGGGATCCGGACGAGACGCGCACCATCCGCGACGAGGACATGTTCTCCGGCGCCGGTTTCTCGGTCTACTCGGGGTGGGAGGTCACAGGCTGGCCCGTGATGACGCTCCGCCGCGGCGAGGTGGTGTACGAGAACGGGGAGATCCTGGCGGGGCCGGGTAGCGGTGAACTGCTGCGCCGCGGGAGGTGGCGGGCGCCGTAG